A window from Lactiplantibacillus pentosus encodes these proteins:
- a CDS encoding ABC transporter substrate-binding protein: protein MMKMMHKWRWSWQWGLGLVVLVLALGAFAYNRSQVQANTGRIKVVFWHEMKGPGQKAIDAYVKAFNQQQSKYEVVAEFEGGYNGVIQKILNTHGTAASPALFQSMDISTSQMYHSGFTTPMQKFIDRDGYDASQIIPGAKAIVMRKDQLLAMPFNASQTALYYNKAVLRKYGITPPPVDPTYDDITRVAKAIHDKSHGEVKGMTMEAYSWLFEQLVANAGVPVANHDNGHTGNATKVDFTSPAAINAMKWVKENIDYGDFMNFGSGGNAAANEAASFLSGHLGIFMQSSAKTGQLYQVLKNDLGVTYFPRPNGQKANGIAVGGAALWIANDKPSAVQDGAWEFTKYLTSPKVQADWQAKTGYLAVNKDAKDEPTLKKLFKKSPVLEVSGNQMARTKPNNTNSGVFVDGWVPARTAIQNAMQQIFAGQDIRKSLQTAENTYNQVLESNNRANGRH, encoded by the coding sequence ATGATGAAAATGATGCACAAATGGCGGTGGTCCTGGCAATGGGGACTCGGATTAGTTGTTCTGGTACTCGCGCTGGGGGCCTTCGCCTATAATCGCAGTCAGGTGCAAGCCAATACTGGCCGCATCAAAGTCGTCTTTTGGCATGAAATGAAGGGACCCGGCCAAAAGGCAATCGACGCCTATGTCAAAGCCTTTAATCAGCAGCAGTCTAAATATGAAGTGGTCGCTGAATTCGAAGGCGGCTACAACGGCGTCATTCAAAAGATTCTCAATACGCACGGGACCGCGGCATCACCGGCGTTGTTCCAATCGATGGACATCTCGACGAGTCAGATGTATCATAGTGGTTTTACCACGCCGATGCAAAAGTTCATCGATCGTGATGGCTATGATGCCAGTCAGATTATTCCAGGGGCAAAGGCTATCGTGATGCGTAAGGACCAATTATTAGCGATGCCGTTCAACGCCTCCCAAACTGCCCTCTATTACAACAAAGCGGTGCTGCGGAAGTACGGCATTACACCACCACCTGTCGATCCAACCTATGATGATATCACGCGGGTCGCCAAAGCGATTCATGATAAATCACATGGCGAAGTGAAGGGGATGACCATGGAGGCCTACTCATGGCTCTTCGAACAACTCGTGGCCAATGCAGGCGTTCCAGTCGCTAATCATGATAACGGTCACACCGGTAATGCGACGAAGGTCGACTTTACGAGTCCCGCGGCCATCAATGCCATGAAGTGGGTCAAAGAAAATATTGATTACGGTGACTTCATGAACTTTGGTTCTGGTGGTAACGCTGCCGCCAATGAAGCAGCTTCTTTCTTGTCAGGCCACCTCGGGATCTTTATGCAGTCATCAGCGAAGACCGGCCAACTCTATCAAGTCTTGAAGAACGACCTCGGCGTCACGTATTTCCCACGGCCAAATGGTCAAAAGGCCAACGGAATTGCTGTTGGGGGGGCAGCGCTGTGGATTGCGAATGACAAGCCTAGTGCCGTTCAAGACGGGGCTTGGGAATTCACCAAGTATTTGACTAGTCCGAAAGTCCAAGCGGATTGGCAGGCCAAGACCGGCTACTTAGCTGTTAATAAGGATGCCAAGGATGAACCAACACTGAAGAAGCTCTTCAAGAAGTCACCAGTGCTGGAAGTCTCTGGGAATCAAATGGCTCGCACCAAGCCTAATAATACCAACTCGGGTGTCTTTGTGGACGGATGGGTGCCTGCCCGGACCGCCATTCAAAATGCGATGCAACAAATTTTTGCGGGTCAAGATATTCGTAAATCTTTGCAAACAGCTGAAAATACCTACAATCAAGTGTTAGAATCAAATAACCGTGCAAACGGTCGTCATTAA
- a CDS encoding universal stress protein produces MSLVQRILVGIDTSHQSQLALQKAITIALEQQAALDIVTVINTEKFIGLTQGPMGFGATTPQSLNELTTMLKANLAKARQQAVDAGVTDVQVHLHSGNSKLLLATTLPERYGTDLIVIGATGLNNVARVLIGSNAAYVIRNAACDTLVVRTDEDQQPVKFTKRSTRRL; encoded by the coding sequence ATGAGTCTCGTACAGCGAATTTTAGTGGGCATTGATACCAGTCACCAATCTCAGTTGGCCTTGCAAAAAGCGATCACGATCGCTCTTGAGCAACAGGCTGCGCTGGATATTGTGACAGTGATCAATACTGAAAAGTTTATTGGGCTGACTCAGGGGCCGATGGGGTTTGGCGCAACCACGCCGCAGTCATTGAATGAACTGACGACGATGTTGAAAGCCAACCTCGCGAAGGCCCGTCAGCAGGCAGTGGATGCTGGTGTCACGGATGTCCAGGTTCACTTGCATTCGGGTAACTCCAAGCTGTTACTGGCGACGACGCTCCCTGAACGCTATGGCACTGATTTAATCGTCATTGGTGCGACCGGCCTAAACAATGTGGCTCGGGTATTGATTGGCTCTAATGCGGCCTATGTGATTCGTAACGCCGCGTGTGATACGTTGGTCGTTCGAACCGACGAAGACCAGCAACCGGTCAAATTCACCAAGCGTTCGACGCGCCGACTTTAA
- a CDS encoding carbohydrate ABC transporter permease, which yields MINSFPSIKRRPKPGLSPESNDQAQAQPVSFELKRNDKYYAWLFLGPSLLLLSIFVFYPMLRTFYLSLFLTNSFGEPTVFVGLQNYIHLLRTKSYLASLQATGLYVVGVTVFTLIGGLLLAAVANQKVRGIEFFRTIFTSTMGVSVSVSAIFWLFMFNPSIGILNKVALWLHLPAINWLTEPHWAMVAVIMTSVWMHLGFTFLIFFGALQSVPKTLYDAADVAGTNRRYQFLHITLPMISPTLFFVAVITLISAFKSFGLIDLMTAGGPTNATNLLVYRIYQDAFVDGNYALASTESIVLAIIIAAITVVQFKLLAKRVNY from the coding sequence GTGATCAATTCGTTTCCGTCCATTAAGCGGCGTCCTAAACCGGGCCTGTCACCAGAGTCCAACGACCAGGCACAGGCCCAACCGGTCAGCTTTGAGCTCAAGCGCAATGACAAATATTATGCCTGGCTGTTTTTAGGCCCATCACTGTTGTTACTCAGCATCTTCGTCTTTTATCCGATGTTACGGACATTTTATCTTAGTCTCTTTTTAACGAACTCATTTGGGGAACCGACCGTGTTCGTGGGGCTCCAAAATTACATTCATTTGTTGCGTACGAAGAGTTACTTGGCAAGCTTGCAAGCTACCGGACTATACGTCGTTGGTGTGACGGTCTTTACCTTGATTGGTGGCCTATTGTTGGCCGCCGTCGCCAACCAAAAAGTGCGGGGTATCGAGTTCTTTCGGACGATTTTTACATCGACGATGGGGGTATCAGTCTCGGTTTCAGCTATTTTCTGGCTATTCATGTTCAACCCGTCGATTGGGATTCTCAACAAAGTGGCACTTTGGCTGCATTTGCCGGCGATTAATTGGCTGACAGAACCACATTGGGCGATGGTCGCCGTCATCATGACCAGCGTTTGGATGCACCTGGGCTTTACTTTCTTGATTTTCTTTGGTGCGCTTCAATCAGTGCCCAAGACGTTATATGATGCTGCAGATGTGGCTGGCACGAATCGACGTTACCAGTTCCTGCACATTACGCTACCGATGATTTCGCCAACACTGTTCTTCGTCGCTGTGATCACCCTGATTTCAGCCTTCAAGAGCTTTGGCTTGATCGATTTGATGACTGCTGGTGGCCCAACCAACGCGACGAATTTACTCGTGTATCGTATTTATCAGGATGCCTTCGTGGACGGTAATTACGCCCTGGCAAGTACCGAGTCGATCGTCTTAGCGATCATCATTGCCGCTATCACGGTGGTTCAATTCAAACTTTTAGCAAAGCGGGTGAACTATTAA
- the pepV gene encoding dipeptidase PepV, producing the protein MSVDWKNEATKHQEDYLADLTTMLRVPSFRDDSQATDDAPLGPGPKQALTTFLAIAERDGFKTKNIDNLVGYAEIGEGDETLAILAHVDEMPAGNGWDTDPFEPTIKDGKMYARGVSDDKGPGMAAYYGLKIVKELGLKLNKKIRFIVGTDEESSWTGMKRYFEVEPAPTLGFSPDAMFPLINGEKGNVSLQLQFGHEDGGDFNLVSFDAGLRENMVPRDAEAIVSTSDNEQFAADFTAFLDQQPVTGELTVVPEGVKLEVVGKAAHGMEPRNGINAGTYLATFLTNYAFGDDAAAFLDFIAHKLHDDSRAKELGLAFTDDVMGDLTMNVGLLSFDHQKGGQVTLNFRYPKGIEPADLTAKVQAQLPAGATVSQGDFMVPHYVDPEDPIVKDLMDVYRRQTGDTASQPQIVGGGTYGRMMARGVAFGALFPDTEDTMHQANEFQPIDELMAAMAIYAESIAVLATDK; encoded by the coding sequence ATGTCAGTTGATTGGAAAAATGAAGCGACAAAGCACCAAGAAGATTATTTAGCAGATTTGACCACGATGCTCCGGGTACCAAGTTTTAGAGATGATAGTCAGGCGACCGATGACGCCCCACTTGGACCAGGCCCTAAACAAGCGTTAACGACGTTTTTGGCGATTGCCGAACGGGATGGCTTCAAGACGAAGAACATCGATAACCTCGTTGGCTATGCTGAAATCGGTGAAGGTGATGAAACCTTAGCAATTTTAGCCCACGTCGATGAAATGCCCGCCGGAAATGGTTGGGATACTGATCCATTCGAACCAACCATCAAGGACGGCAAGATGTATGCCCGCGGTGTTTCTGATGATAAGGGTCCCGGAATGGCCGCCTATTACGGCTTGAAAATCGTCAAGGAACTCGGTTTGAAGCTCAACAAGAAGATTCGGTTCATTGTTGGGACGGACGAAGAAAGTAGTTGGACTGGGATGAAACGGTACTTTGAAGTTGAACCTGCGCCAACCTTGGGCTTCTCACCTGACGCGATGTTCCCATTGATCAATGGTGAAAAAGGGAATGTGAGTCTGCAACTGCAATTCGGCCATGAAGATGGCGGCGACTTCAACCTCGTTTCCTTCGATGCTGGCTTGCGGGAAAACATGGTACCACGTGACGCCGAAGCTATCGTGTCAACGAGTGACAACGAACAATTTGCGGCTGATTTTACCGCGTTCTTGGACCAACAACCAGTCACTGGTGAATTGACTGTCGTTCCAGAAGGTGTCAAGTTGGAAGTGGTCGGCAAGGCTGCGCATGGGATGGAACCACGTAACGGCATCAACGCCGGCACTTATCTCGCAACTTTCTTAACCAACTATGCGTTTGGTGACGATGCGGCTGCCTTCCTGGACTTCATCGCGCACAAATTACACGATGATTCACGGGCTAAAGAGCTCGGATTAGCGTTTACGGATGACGTGATGGGTGACTTAACGATGAACGTAGGGTTACTCAGCTTCGACCATCAAAAGGGTGGCCAAGTAACTTTGAACTTCCGCTATCCTAAGGGCATCGAACCAGCCGACTTGACAGCCAAAGTGCAAGCCCAATTACCAGCTGGCGCGACCGTCAGTCAAGGGGACTTTATGGTACCGCACTATGTTGATCCTGAAGACCCAATCGTTAAGGATTTAATGGACGTTTATCGCCGTCAGACCGGTGATACGGCTTCACAACCGCAAATCGTCGGTGGTGGGACTTACGGCCGGATGATGGCACGTGGGGTCGCCTTTGGTGCGTTGTTCCCTGATACCGAAGACACGATGCACCAAGCCAACGAGTTCCAGCCAATCGATGAATTAATGGCAGCGATGGCCATTTATGCGGAATCAATCGCCGTTTTAGCGACGGATAAATAA
- a CDS encoding NAD(P)H-hydrate dehydratase, whose protein sequence is MQPITTEIVSRTIIKRPADSYKGTYGRVMLIGGNQNFGGAIIMAATAATYSGAGLVTVATDPTNFTSLHAQLPEAMVMDYHQTDTLLQLLAGMDVIVIGPGLGTDTVADQLLSTVLTATHAPQRLVLDGSALTLLAQHSRALPATDIVVTPHQMEWQRLSGIAIKDQTPTANHDAQQRLGVTAVVKAHRTTVYTNERVWFNPGGTPAMATGGMGDTLAGMIGGFVGQFDNFTNAILSAVYLHSAIADDLAATRYVVLPHQISAQIPRYMHRFSQETPAES, encoded by the coding sequence ATGCAACCCATTACAACTGAAATTGTCAGTCGGACGATCATTAAACGGCCGGCTGATTCTTATAAAGGCACTTATGGCCGCGTCATGCTGATTGGTGGCAACCAGAATTTTGGTGGCGCCATCATCATGGCAGCGACGGCCGCAACTTATAGTGGCGCGGGACTCGTAACCGTCGCCACCGACCCAACTAACTTTACGAGTCTGCACGCCCAACTCCCCGAAGCAATGGTCATGGACTATCATCAAACGGATACCCTGCTCCAACTATTAGCTGGAATGGACGTGATCGTGATTGGACCGGGACTGGGAACGGATACGGTCGCCGACCAATTACTCAGCACGGTGCTGACGGCAACACACGCCCCCCAGCGACTCGTGCTCGACGGCTCAGCGCTCACTTTACTGGCGCAACATTCGCGGGCGCTACCGGCAACTGACATCGTGGTGACGCCTCATCAGATGGAATGGCAACGCTTGAGTGGCATTGCCATCAAGGATCAGACCCCGACCGCCAACCATGACGCCCAACAACGACTCGGCGTGACCGCGGTCGTTAAAGCCCACCGCACAACGGTCTACACCAACGAACGCGTCTGGTTCAATCCGGGTGGCACGCCCGCCATGGCAACGGGAGGGATGGGCGACACCCTCGCCGGTATGATTGGTGGCTTCGTCGGCCAGTTCGACAACTTCACCAATGCCATTTTGAGCGCCGTCTACTTACACAGTGCGATTGCCGACGACCTCGCTGCGACCCGCTACGTCGTCTTACCGCACCAAATCAGTGCCCAGATTCCGCGCTATATGCACCGCTTCAGTCAGGAGACCCCCGCCGAATCCTAG
- a CDS encoding carbohydrate ABC transporter permease, whose amino-acid sequence MENTLGHQAIIRRRVALVLKYLVLSVLALIIILPFILGLWTSFLPTTAIAKGSLSGVMSWQNYQEAFTQTPILRYLFNSLVISLIQMFAHLFFASIAAYAFVFLEFKYRDQLFYVVLATMMLPFEAEVIPNFHTVRAMHLLDHYAVMVIPFLTSAFGIFMLRQAFKQIPWDLKEAADVDGLSHWQFYRKVALPYSRISLLTLAAYSFLGSWNQYLWPMLTTFSNRLRPVQDGLRQLHSEETATNWGLVQASAAIVVIPTLIVLFWGQHYFKSGLNEGSVK is encoded by the coding sequence ATGGAAAATACATTAGGCCATCAAGCCATCATTCGGCGGCGAGTGGCGTTAGTCTTAAAGTATCTCGTCCTCAGCGTGTTAGCCCTGATTATTATTTTGCCCTTTATCTTAGGGCTCTGGACGAGTTTCTTACCAACGACCGCTATCGCCAAAGGTTCGTTGAGCGGGGTGATGTCTTGGCAGAATTACCAGGAAGCCTTCACTCAAACGCCAATTTTGCGCTATTTGTTCAATAGTCTGGTGATTTCGTTGATCCAGATGTTTGCACACTTGTTCTTCGCATCCATCGCGGCCTACGCTTTTGTGTTCTTAGAATTTAAGTATCGGGATCAGCTCTTCTACGTGGTCCTGGCGACGATGATGCTGCCATTTGAAGCCGAAGTCATTCCTAATTTCCACACCGTCCGTGCCATGCACTTGTTGGACCACTATGCGGTGATGGTAATTCCATTTTTGACCTCCGCGTTTGGGATTTTTATGTTGCGGCAAGCGTTCAAACAGATTCCATGGGACTTAAAAGAGGCCGCGGATGTCGATGGTTTATCCCACTGGCAATTTTATCGTAAGGTAGCGCTACCATATTCGCGAATCAGTCTATTGACGTTAGCCGCCTACAGTTTCTTAGGAAGTTGGAACCAATACTTGTGGCCAATGTTGACGACGTTCTCGAATCGTTTACGGCCGGTGCAAGATGGCCTGCGTCAATTGCATTCTGAAGAAACGGCGACTAATTGGGGCCTGGTCCAAGCCAGTGCTGCCATCGTCGTCATTCCGACATTAATCGTCCTATTCTGGGGGCAACATTACTTTAAATCTGGATTGAACGAGGGCTCAGTGAAATGA
- a CDS encoding ABC transporter ATP-binding protein → MGIELQSVTKAYDKNEQPVLHDVNAEIQDGELFVIVGPSGCGKSTLLRMIAGIIPITSGRLLINNQVMNAVPPKDRQLSMVFQSYALYPFLTVADNVAFGLRARKMPAEEIEQRVNDALNMVNLTAFRDRKPRELSGGQRQRVALARTIASDSKICLMDEPLSNLDAQLRVRMRAEIRELQRKLGLTLIYVPHDQTEAMTMADHVMVLNDHHVQQIDTPLDIYNHPANHFVAQFFGTPQINLLTATTMSSKATRELQVAEGFQVTLERPITVGTYTVGIRPNQLVATPVDANEGNATVVNVEALGETTIIEAMADNGKALRIVQAGQVQLPLDQRIAVTVSGKVFIFDEHEQLIAEEGGATSDQFVSVH, encoded by the coding sequence ATGGGAATTGAGTTACAAAGTGTCACGAAAGCCTATGACAAGAATGAACAACCAGTCTTGCACGATGTTAATGCTGAGATTCAAGATGGCGAATTGTTCGTCATTGTCGGGCCATCCGGTTGTGGTAAGAGCACGCTGTTACGCATGATTGCGGGGATTATTCCAATCACAAGTGGGCGACTCCTGATCAACAACCAAGTGATGAATGCCGTACCACCAAAGGACCGCCAGTTATCGATGGTCTTTCAAAGTTATGCGCTGTATCCATTTCTAACGGTTGCCGACAACGTGGCATTCGGATTGCGCGCACGTAAAATGCCCGCTGAAGAAATCGAGCAACGGGTCAATGATGCCTTGAACATGGTCAACTTAACCGCCTTTCGTGACCGCAAGCCACGTGAATTGTCTGGTGGACAACGACAACGGGTGGCCCTGGCGCGTACAATTGCCAGTGATTCTAAGATTTGTTTGATGGACGAGCCGCTCTCCAATTTGGATGCCCAACTGCGCGTTCGGATGCGCGCTGAGATTCGTGAATTACAGCGAAAGCTAGGCCTGACTTTGATTTACGTGCCCCATGACCAGACTGAAGCGATGACGATGGCTGACCACGTGATGGTCTTAAATGACCACCATGTCCAACAAATCGATACGCCATTAGATATCTACAATCATCCGGCCAACCATTTTGTGGCGCAATTCTTCGGGACGCCCCAAATCAATTTGTTAACCGCAACTACGATGTCGAGTAAAGCCACCCGTGAATTACAAGTGGCGGAAGGCTTTCAAGTCACCTTAGAACGGCCAATCACCGTCGGCACGTACACGGTCGGGATTCGGCCTAATCAATTGGTTGCGACCCCAGTTGACGCAAATGAAGGTAACGCGACCGTCGTAAACGTGGAAGCTTTAGGCGAGACGACGATTATTGAAGCGATGGCCGACAATGGCAAAGCCCTGCGAATCGTTCAAGCTGGACAAGTTCAACTACCACTAGATCAGCGCATTGCGGTCACAGTCAGTGGTAAAGTCTTTATCTTTGATGAACACGAACAATTAATTGCAGAAGAAGGGGGTGCCACCAGTGATCAATTCGTTTCCGTCCATTAA